A genome region from Thermogemmatispora onikobensis includes the following:
- a CDS encoding ThiF family adenylyltransferase gives MVAFERYSRQTLFGPIGRQGQERLLASSVAIVGCGALGTMLANHLCRAGIGQVIIVDRDYVELSNLQRQILFDEDDVQAHLPKAVAAARKLERINSEVRVEALVADLDIEEVESLVQRVDLVLDATDNFETRYLLNDACVKHQRPWIYSGVIAAHGVTMNILPGETACLRCVFPEMPPPGSTPTCDTAGVLNGIVSMISGIAATEALKILLQSPLISRALLVADLWENTFERLELPRQNDCPACALGRFDFLNASIQSRTTALCGRNAVQVRSSRREASVDLTALAQRLEALAPVQHNAYLLRFTIDGYEMTVFSDGRAIIKGTDNEQVARSLYARYIGM, from the coding sequence ATGGTAGCTTTCGAGCGCTACTCGCGACAGACTCTCTTCGGTCCTATTGGCCGCCAGGGTCAGGAACGCCTGCTTGCTTCCTCCGTGGCCATTGTCGGCTGCGGAGCGCTCGGCACGATGCTCGCCAACCACCTCTGCCGCGCTGGTATCGGCCAGGTGATCATCGTCGACCGCGATTACGTTGAGCTGAGCAATCTACAACGCCAGATTCTCTTTGACGAAGACGACGTCCAGGCTCATCTACCCAAGGCGGTGGCCGCAGCCAGGAAGCTGGAACGCATCAACAGCGAAGTCAGGGTCGAAGCTCTGGTTGCCGACCTCGATATCGAGGAGGTCGAGTCGCTGGTCCAGCGCGTCGATCTGGTGCTGGATGCTACCGATAACTTCGAGACGCGCTATCTGCTCAACGATGCCTGTGTGAAGCATCAACGGCCCTGGATCTACAGCGGAGTGATTGCTGCCCACGGGGTGACGATGAACATTCTCCCAGGCGAGACCGCCTGTTTGCGCTGCGTCTTTCCCGAGATGCCCCCTCCTGGCAGTACACCAACCTGCGACACCGCCGGAGTGCTCAATGGGATCGTGAGTATGATTAGTGGCATTGCTGCGACCGAGGCCCTCAAGATCCTCCTTCAGAGTCCTCTGATCAGCCGGGCCTTGCTGGTGGCCGATCTCTGGGAAAATACTTTTGAGCGTCTGGAGCTGCCTCGTCAGAACGATTGCCCAGCCTGTGCCCTCGGGCGCTTCGATTTCTTAAACGCCTCCATCCAGAGCAGGACAACCGCCCTCTGTGGGCGCAATGCCGTCCAGGTACGCAGCAGTCGCCGTGAAGCTTCTGTCGATCTGACAGCTCTGGCCCAGCGTCTAGAGGCACTCGCTCCTGTCCAGCACAATGCCTACTTGCTGCGCTTCACGATCGATGGCTACGAGATGACGGTGTTTTCCGACGGGCGCGCGATCATCAAAGGCACCGACAACGAACAAGTTGCCCGCTCACTCTACGCTCGCTATATCGGCATGTGA